CCGAAACTTCTATTTTCTCAAACGAGGAAACTATCGAATCGTCATGAATATTCCTCTATTCGATATTTTACTTGATTTAAATTATGCTATTTTAGAATATTTTATATAAAGGTATTTGTATGTTTCTAAAGGAGATTCGTCATTTTTATGAGTGGAAGGATTTACTCTACTCTCCGGAACATTTCGTCCAAGGGTTTCCCGCGTTTGAATTGGCGAGAGAATGGCAGGAAGCCGAGGGAATTCCGGAAGGAGTTTCCAATCGATTTTCGCGATTAAAGGAATTGTCCGATTTGAAATTTATGTTCGGGATTCCCCAGTATAAAATCTCGATGCCCCCGCTTTCACAGCAGTCGCAAGCGGATCTATTAGCATTTTGTAAAAATCGAGCGGGACTCTGGATCTTAGCGGTCGACGGTAAGGAATCCCTAGGCCCTATCATCTCCGATTGGTTGGAAGAATCTCCCGCGAGATTGCAAAAACTCTCCTCTCTAC
The Leptospira inadai serovar Lyme str. 10 genome window above contains:
- a CDS encoding DUF6946 family protein produces the protein MFLKEIRHFYEWKDLLYSPEHFVQGFPAFELAREWQEAEGIPEGVSNRFSRLKELSDLKFMFGIPQYKISMPPLSQQSQADLLAFCKNRAGLWILAVDGKESLGPIISDWLEESPARLQKLSSLLSTLGIRLERTLSLRYQLLRRLYSLVSVMDDFSTPRGIFLVQSFGKNPGIQTDFNQLLEAFEIVPNHDFLPEPSIIGGRSIYFALHRSLEI